The DNA segment GTTCCTCGGCCGTTCGTCGATCGCCTGCAGGAGACGAACCCGGTTTGGCCCACCGCGGGTCCCGGTGAGAACGTACCAGAGGACGGCCTCCATTAGGCGTCATGTTTGCGCCTCGGTACGTAAGACCATCGACACCGGCTCATACTGTGAAGAGGTGACCGTCGCGAGGTACCGAGAGGACCCCGAGGCGCGCGCCGGCGTCGAGCCAGCCGTGACCGTAGGAGAACGACGCGAGGGCGTTGACGAGATCGCCCGTTTCCCGGAAATGACGGCCGTCCTCGAGGTAGGAGCGAGCCATCTCGAGGCACTCCGTTGCGCCCTCCTCGAGCGGCGTTTCCTTGGGGGCGGCGGGTTCGGCCGCGTCGAGGGCGTCGGCGAGCAGTCGTTCGTACCGGTCGGTCTTCTCCTCGAGATCGGCGGTCATACGGATGGGAACGGTCCGTTCGCCGGTAAGGACTTCGCTCGACCGTACGGCGTGGACGCCCGAAAGACGACGCAACGTTCGGTACGGCCGATCGGGACGGACGCCTCACCTTGGATCGCTCGAACGAGCTGACGATGCAGCTATCTACGGAGAGGCCCAACCGTTCCGAATGTCACGGCAGAGACACACGCGCCGTGCCGTGATCGCAGCTACCGGAACGGCGGTCGCAGCGGGGACGATCACCGGTCGGTACGTGGGGAACCGTCCGTCCGAAACCGGATCCGATATCGAGTCCGATCCGGACGACGGGCCCGCCGATCTCGATCGCGCTATAGAACGACGAATCGCGCCCGATGCCGTCACCGACCGGGATCTCGAGACGATCTATCCGCTGGTGACGTACAACGACAGGACCGGCTGGTATGACGTCACGATGCCAGTGAACGTGCGGTTCGATCTGACCGGCTCCGAGTACGGAATCGAATCGATCGAGGAACTGCTCGGGATTCGAACCGGTTGGGCACGGATCGTCGCGGCGGCCGGCTCCTACTGGCCGGACAGCGACGCCAAGCCGCCTGACGTATGGGATCCGGCTCGAGACCGACTCGTCGCGCCGGTTGCCAACTACCGCAAGCCGATCGGGCCGCTGACCGAGGGACTCTGTTATCACGTCTACCTCTGGCCGGTACGAGTCGAGGAGGAAGTGGTCGGCGTCGCCGCACAGACACACAAAGACGTGGGGAGCATCCGCGATCACATCGGAACCGATTTCGCCGAAGCCGCAACCCAGTTCGTCTCGCTGTACGAAGCCGAGGGATGGACGGCCATCGACGCCGATTTCGACGCCGGCGTCGACGCCGGGCTCCGGGAGTTCTGGGGGCCGACCGGCGACCGGATACTGATCCCCCCCGGAACGTGAGCTTCGAGTCACGTCCGTTCGTCCCTCCCGTCTCCTTAGGATCACGACGTTCGGTTACGGGTATCGACGGGTTGTGTCTCCGCCTCCATCTTCGTTCCCCGTTCGGGATCGTGCGGTAGTTTCATTGGAACGGGGGTATCCGACGCTAGCGACGAGTAGCGCAGGATGAACGGCGCAGAGAGGAACGATCCTGCCCACAGCCCGATCAGGAGGATCAAGCCCGGGTTGTGACGACGCACGATGAGTGCGCCGGCCAGAAGCAGCCCGAACCCCACTTCAGGGTAGGTGTGCTGGAGGCTCTCGCTCCAATCGAACTCTCTGGACACCTTCCGCGACGGGATCCAAACGGAACGGCCGAGCAGTAGCGCGCCCGTCACCCGCAGACTCATCCCGAGTACGACCAGCGTCTCGAGCGTCGCGGTCGCAAGAAACGCCCGTAGCTCCCGCCGTGCGACGACGCCTCGATGGAAGAAGATGAAGGCGAAGACGAGGGCCGCGAACGCCGCGCTCGGGACCGCGGCGTCGCCGAACGCGGGGAGGATCGTAGCGAGAACGACCAGTCCTAACAGGATCGGCGTGACCGTATAGAACATGATCGGCGTAAGGCAGTTCATTCGGGTACCGATCGAGACGTCGCTCGAGAACAGCAACGGGAGCATCTGTCGGTTGGCTCGTACCCAGCGTACCGTTCGAACGCGGAGTGCGTGGAGGTCGAGCGGAAAGCCCTCGTAGGATCGCTGATCCACGACGATCGTCTGCCATCCCGCCTTGTCGAGCTTCGTGGTGAGTACGAAATCCTCGCAGAGTAGGTGTTCGTCGTATCCTCCCACGTCGAGGACCGCCCGCTTTCGGATCAGCCCCGCCGATCCCCAGTAGGTGTTCTGTCCGTAGACGAGCTTCGTGACCAGCGGCGAGATACGGGTCGACCACTTCACGCCGCGGCCGATGATCCTGGCGAAGGGAGTCGTCGCGAGGTCGGGATGGACCTCCTTGAGCGTCTGGAAGATACCGACGTCCGCGTTCTCCGGATGCTCGGCGTGCTCAACCAATCGGGTTACGTTGCCCGGCGCGAGCATCGTATCCGCGTCCAGGGTGATGAAGTACTCGTACTCGTCGCCGTGTTCGGCGAGCCAATCGTTGATGATACCGCACTTCCCTCCCCGGCCGTTCTCGCGAGTGTATCGCCGCCAGCGGCCGAACTTCCGTTCCGTGTCTATGGCGGTTCTATCGTCGCTGTCGGAGAGAATCCAGTAGTCGACCGGGTATTCGACGGCCCGTTCAGTTTCCTCGAGACAGCCCGGAAGGACGTCGTTGTAGGTGGTGTACAGAACCGCGACGTTGGGTCCGGCGTCCAGGAGGCGCTTTCGATCGAGCGTCTCGCCGGCGTATGCGAAGTGATAGACGAAGTTCGTTAGCAGGAGCGAGAAGGGAAGAAACGCGACCGTAGAAAGCATGAGATACGTGTAATCCAGAAACGTCCGCGGACCGATGAGGAGCCACTGAACGACCGCCAGCACGGCCCAGACGACGCCGACCGTTCCGAGATGGACGCCCCCCTGTAGGAGTCTACTCTGAAGACGAGTCACGAGGGATCGCTACCAGACACATCCCGTATCTGAGGTTTATTTATGTAGGTGCTTATCGCTGCTGTCGGGAGCGTTCTGTATCGACTAGACGGTCCCGCTGGGACGAGTGACGGTAGATGACGGGCTAGAGTCTGGAAACGAAGTCGTGAGAGAAGGAGGCAATCATGACGAGGAGGACGCAAGGTAAATACCACGCGCCCGTAACGACCGTACATGACTGAGTCCCGGGTGGAGATCTACACCAAGAACGACTGTCCGTACTGCGAGAAGGCGAAGGACCTCTTCGACGCGAAGGGCGTCGAGTACGAGGAGTACAACGTCTCGGAGGACGAGGCGTTGTTCGAGGAGATGGTCGACCGTGCCGAGGGCCGACAGACCGCCCCGGAGGTGTTCGTCGACGACGAACTGATCGGCGGTTGGGACGAGACGAGCGCGCTGAACGAGACCGGCGAACTCGACGACCTGCTGGGGATCGAGGCCGAGGAGAACAAGGGCGAGGAGAGCCACCGCCGGCTGATGATCGCCGGCAGCGGCATCTCCGGGCTGACCGCGGCGATCTA comes from the Halalkalicoccus sp. CG83 genome and includes:
- a CDS encoding DUF357 domain-containing protein; this translates as MTADLEEKTDRYERLLADALDAAEPAAPKETPLEEGATECLEMARSYLEDGRHFRETGDLVNALASFSYGHGWLDAGARLGVLSVPRDGHLFTV
- a CDS encoding glycosyltransferase family 2 protein; the encoded protein is MTRLQSRLLQGGVHLGTVGVVWAVLAVVQWLLIGPRTFLDYTYLMLSTVAFLPFSLLLTNFVYHFAYAGETLDRKRLLDAGPNVAVLYTTYNDVLPGCLEETERAVEYPVDYWILSDSDDRTAIDTERKFGRWRRYTRENGRGGKCGIINDWLAEHGDEYEYFITLDADTMLAPGNVTRLVEHAEHPENADVGIFQTLKEVHPDLATTPFARIIGRGVKWSTRISPLVTKLVYGQNTYWGSAGLIRKRAVLDVGGYDEHLLCEDFVLTTKLDKAGWQTIVVDQRSYEGFPLDLHALRVRTVRWVRANRQMLPLLFSSDVSIGTRMNCLTPIMFYTVTPILLGLVVLATILPAFGDAAVPSAAFAALVFAFIFFHRGVVARRELRAFLATATLETLVVLGMSLRVTGALLLGRSVWIPSRKVSREFDWSESLQHTYPEVGFGLLLAGALIVRRHNPGLILLIGLWAGSFLSAPFILRYSSLASDTPVPMKLPHDPERGTKMEAETQPVDTRNRTS